In the Brassica napus cultivar Da-Ae chromosome A7, Da-Ae, whole genome shotgun sequence genome, one interval contains:
- the LOC106356875 gene encoding GDSL esterase/lipase At3g62280 yields the protein MDHTVSSLQCFFLVLCLSLLVCSNSEDTSKSRKKPILINFGDSNSDTGGVLAGVGLPIGLPHGITFFHKGTGRLGDGRLILDFFCEHLKMPYLSPYLDSLSPNFKRGVNFAVSGATALPMFSFPLAVQIRQYVHFKNRSQELISSGRRDLIDDNGFKNALYMIDIGQNDLLQALYNSNLTYTTVVEKIPPMLLEIKKAIQTVYLYGGRKFWVHNTGPLGCAPKELAINPHNESDLDPIGCFRVHNDVAKTFNKGLFSLVNEMRAQLKDATLVYIDIYSIKYKLSADSKRYGFVDPLMACCGFGGRPNNYDRKATCGQPGSTICRDVTKAVVWDGVHYTEAANRFVVDAILSNRYTYPKIPLSRFW from the exons ATGGACCACACTGTTTCTTCTCTCCAATGCTTCTTCTTAGTTTTATGTCTATCTCTACTTGTTTGTTCTAACTCGGAAGATACTTCCAAATCAAGAAAGAAACCTATCCTGATAAACTTTGGCGACTCCAACTCCGACACAGGAGGAGTTCTCGCCGGCGTTGGACTTCCGATAGGACTCCCTCATGGCATTACCTTCTTCCATAAAGGCACTGGTCGTCTCGGCGACGGCCGACTCATCCTTGACTTTTTCT GTGAACATTTAAAGATGCCATACTTAAGTCCATACTTGGACTCACTCTCGCCAAACTTCAAAAGAGGAGTCAACTTCGCAGTCTCCGGCGCCACCGCTCTTCCCATGTTTTCCTTCCCACTCGCTGTTCAGATCCGTCAATACGTCCATTTCAAGAACCGTTCTCAAGAACTTATCTCTTCCG GGAGAAGAGATCTTATAGATGATAATGGATTTAAAAACGCATTGTACATGATCGACATTGGTCAAAATGATCTTCTACAAGCTCTATACAATTCAAACTTAACATACACAACCGTGGTAGAAAAGATTCCTCCCATGCTGCTTGAGATTAAAAAGGCTATACAG ACCGTATATTTATACGGAGGGAGAAAGTTTTGGGTACACAACACAGGCCCATTGGGTTGTGCACCAAAGGAGCTAGCTATTAACCCGCACAATGAGTCGGATCTTGACCCGATTGGTTGTTTTCGGGTTCACAACGACGTGGCGAAGACCTTTAACAAAGGACTGTTTAGTCTAGTTAACGAAATGAGAGCACAACTCAAAGACGCTACCCTTGTCTACATTGATATCTACTCTATCAAGTACAAACTTTCAGCTGATTCCAAACGATACG GATTTGTGGATCCGTTGATGGCGTGTTGCGGTTTTGGAGGGAGGCCTAACAACTACGATCGTAAAGCCACGTGCGGTCAACCAGGTTCAACAATTTGTCGTGATGTAACCAAGGCAGTTGTATGGGATGGGGTTCACTATACTGAAGCTGCTAACCGGTTTGTTGTCGATGCTATTCTATCAAACCGGTACACTTACCCAAAAATTCCTCTTAGCCGATTTTGGTAG
- the LOC106355646 gene encoding ADP-ribosylation factor 2-like: MDGPKSRFMKKKLERDAVSVDRTRDLQIFSLTLSQLSYPRNLLIIIEICPLWRPYFPNKQGLIFVVDSNDRDRVVEARDEFHKLLLQDGLRDGVLQVFANKQDLPNPINAAEITDKLGLHSLRQRHWYIQSTCATSGGGIYKGLDRLSNNITNKNT, from the exons ATGGATGGGCCTAAAAGTCgtttcatgaaaaaaaaattagaaagagaTGCGGTGAGCGTGGATCGAACACGCGACCTTCAGATCTTCAGTCTGACGCTCTCCCAACTGAGCTATCCCCGCAATTTGTTGATTATAATTGAG ATTTGTCCATTGTGGAGGCCTTACTTCCCGAACAAGCAAGGGCTGATCTTTGTGGTGGACAGCAATGACCGTGATCGTGTTGTGGAAGCTAGAGACGAGTTTCACA AACTGTTGTTGCAGGATGGGTTGAGAGATGGTGTGCTTCAAGTCTTTGCTAACAAGCAAGATCTTCCAAACCCAATAAATGCTGCTGAGATAACTGACAAACTTGGGCTTCACTCTCTCCGTCAACGACACTG GTACATACAGAGCACATGTGCTACATCAGGAGGAGGGATTTATAAGGGACTTGACCGGCTCTCCAACAACATCACAAACAAG AATACATAA